The proteins below are encoded in one region of Puntigrus tetrazona isolate hp1 chromosome 5, ASM1883169v1, whole genome shotgun sequence:
- the rhogc gene encoding ras homolog gene family, member Gc: protein MQTIKCVVVGDGAVGKTCLLISYTTNAFPDEYIPTVFDNYSTQTCVDGRAVSLNLWDTAGQEEYDRLRTLSYPQTHVFIICFSVASPSSHANVRHKWHPEVCHHCPGVPVLLVGTKRDLRGDKETLEKLKEQGMSPTTPQQGSALARSIGAVRYLECSALLQEGVREVFNEAVRAVLYPNAKKHSKKCVLL, encoded by the coding sequence ATGCAGACGATAAAGTGTGTTGTTGTTGGTGATGGTGCAGTGGGAAAGACCTGCCTGTTAATCTCATACACTACTAATGCCTTCCCAGACGAGTACATTCCTACGGTTTTCGACAACTACAGCACTCAGACCTGTGTGGACGGCCGGGCCGTCAGCCTCAACCTGTGGGACACGGCTGGTCAGGAGGAATATGACCGCCTGCGAACCCTCTCTTACCCACAGACGCATGTCTTCATCATCTGTTTCTCTGTGGCCAGCCCTTCCTCTCACGCCAATGTCCGGCATAAATGGCACCCGGAGGTGTGCCACCACTGTCCTGGTGTGCCTGTGTTGCTGGTAGGCACTAAGAGAGACCTGCGGGGGGACAAGGAGACCCTGGAGAAGCTGAAAGAGCAGGGGATGAGTCCCACCACTCCGCAGCAAGGCAGCGCATTGGCCCGCAGCATCGGTGCGGTGCGATATCTGGAGTGCTCGGCCCTTCTGCAGGAGGGCGTCAGAGAGGTCTTCAACGAAGCAGTCAGGGCTGTTCTCTACCCCAATGCCAAGAAGCACAGCAAGAAATGTGTGCTGTTATAA